A region from the Camarhynchus parvulus chromosome 23, STF_HiC, whole genome shotgun sequence genome encodes:
- the OPRD1 gene encoding delta-type opioid receptor, with translation MDVTMDVPVELPSGLPTATATPWGNGTAWAPLPGHGVNDTGLQRAKNATSILIAIVITALYSVVCVVGLLGNVLVMYGIVRYTKMKTATNIYIFNLALADAVATSTLPFQSAKYLMETWPFGELLCKVVLSIDYYNMFTSIFTLTMMSVDRYIAVCHPVKALDFRTPAKAKIINVCIWVLSSLIGVPIMVMAVTKSKDGMVLCTLQFPDPPIYWDTVTKICVFIFAFLVPILVITICYGLMILRLKSVRLLSGSKEKDRNLRRITRMVLVVVAAFIICWTPIHIFVIVWTLVDIDKKNPYVVASLHFCIALGYTNSSLNPVLYAFLDENFKRCFREFCLPFRARADQNSFSRARNTTRDHVSTCTASEARNKPA, from the exons ATGGATGTGACCATGGATGTGCCCGTGGAACTGCCCTCGGGGCTGCCCACGGCCACTGCCACCCCCTGGGGCAACGGCACCGCCTGGGCCCCCCTGCCCGGACATGGGGTCAACGACACGGGCCTGCAGCGGGCCAAGAACGCTACATCCATCCTCATCGCCATCGTCATCACTGCGCTCTACTCTGTGGTGTGCGtggtggggctgctgggcaACGTCCTGGTCATGTACGGCATCGTCAg GTACACCAAGATGAAGACAGCCACCAACATCTACATCTTCAACCTGGCACTGGCCGATGCAGTGGCCACCAGCACACTGCCCTTCCAGAGCGCCAAGTACCTCATGGAGACCTGGCCCtttggggagctgctctgcaaggTCGTGCTCTCTATTGACTACTACAACATGTTCACCAGCATCTTCACCCTCACCATGATGAGTGTGGACCGCTACATCGCCGTGTGCCACCCGGTCAAAGCCTTGGACTTCCGCACACCGGCCAAAGCCAAGATCATCAATGTCTGCATCTGGGTGCTCTCCTCCCTTATCGGGGTGCCCATCATGGTCATGGCAGTCACCAAGTCAAAAG ATGGTATGGTCCTGTGCACTCTCCAGTTTCCTGACCCTCCCATCTACTGGGACACTGTGACCAAGATATGTGTCTTCATCTTTGCCTTCTTGGTCCCCATTTTGGTCATCACCATCTGCTACGGGCTGATGATCCTTCGCCTGAAGAGCGTCCGGCTCCTCTCAGGCTCTAAGGAGAAGGATCGCAACCTGCGGCGCATCACACGcatggtgctggtggtggtggcagccTTCATCATCTGCTGGACACCCATCCACATCTTTGTCATCGTCTGGACGCTGGTGGACATAGACAAGAAGAACCCCTATGTGGTGGCCAGCCTGCACTTCTGCATCGCTCTGGGCTACACCAACAGCAGCCTCAACCCTGTCCTTTATGCTTTCCTGGATGAAAACTTCAAGAGGTGCTTCCGAGAGTTCTGCCTGCCTTTCCGAGCTCGTGCGGACCAGAACAGCTTCTCCCGCGCCAGGAACACCACGCGGGACCACGTCTCCACCTGCACTGCTTCTGAAGCCCGCAACAAGCCGGCATGA
- the TCEA3 gene encoding transcription elongation factor A protein 3 isoform X1 has translation MGPTEELVRIAKKLDKMVARKSTEGALDLLKSLTGYTMTIQLLQTTRIGVAVNSVRKHCSDEEVVASAKILIKNWKRLLESTATKKEKDADKKKEKETDGDKEKKKGLDVSSCPSEGVKHSKNTAEKHREKHKERKPSKCDSHATTTQGHSADSSPERESSDGRSPTASSKKSLLDGKKERTCPARTASADSRSSTVSSSSSTQKRPSGERRASVGTSLSPAPTSSQRNSSDSKEERANSSKAKPEVPRTPSSPSFSASPCFLAPCYLTGDSVRDKCIEMLTAALRMDDDYKKFSVNCEKMASDIEDHIFQELKSTDMKYRNRVRSRISNLKDPKNPGLRRNVLCGAIEPSLIARMTAEEMASDELKKLRNAMTQEAIREHQMAKTGGTVTDLFQCGKCKKKNCTYNQVQTRSADEPMTTFVLCNECGNRWKFC, from the exons ATGGGCCCTACTGAGGAGCTGGTCCGGATTGCCAAGAAATTGGATAAGATGGTGGCCAGGAAAAGCACG GAAGGGGCACTGGATCTGCTCAAGTCCCTTACTGGCTACACCATGAccatccagctgctccag ACCACACGGATTGGAGTGGCTGTGAACTCAGTGCGGAAACACTGCTCAGATGAAGAGGTGGTGGCCTCAGCCAAAATCCTCATCAAAAATTGGAAGCGGCTTCTGG AGTCCACCGccacaaaaaaagagaaggatgcagataagaagaaggagaaggaaacagaTGGAGacaaggagaagaagaaggggCTGGATGTTTCCAGCTGCCCCAGTGAAGGGGTGAAGCACAGCAAGAATACAGCTGAGAAGCACAGGGAGAAGCACAAGGAGAG GAAGCCCAGCAAGTGTGACTCTCATGCCACCACCACCCAGGGCCACTCTGCTGATTCCAGCCCGGAGAG AGAGTCCAGTGATGGCAGGAGCCCCACTGCGTCCTCCAAGAAATCACTTTTGGACGGCAAGAAAGAGAG GACTTGTCCTGCCAGGACTGCCTCTGCTGACTCCAGGTCCTCAActgtctcctcctcttcctccacaCAGAAGAGACCGTCAGGAGAGAG GAGAGCCTCTGTGGGCACCAGCctctctccagctcccaccagcTCCCAGAGAAACTCCAGTGACAGCAAGGAGGAAAG AGCCAACAGCAGCAAGGCCAAGCCTGAGGTGCCGCGaacccccagcagcccctccttctctgccagcccctgcttCCTGGCCCCCTGCTACCTCACAGGGGACTCGGTGCGGGACAAGTGCATTGAGATGTTGACAGCTGCACTGCGCATGGACG ACGACTACAAGAAGTTCAGTGTTAACTGCGAGAAGATGGCATCGGACATTGAAGACC ATATCTTCCAGGAGCTGAAGAGCACAGACATGAAGTATCGCAACCGGGTGCGGAGCAGGATCAGCAACCTGAAGGACCCCAAGAACCCTGGGCTGCGGAGGAATGTGCTGTGTGGGGCCATTGAGCCCAGCCTCATCGCCCGCATGACTGCTGAG GAGATGGCCAGTGATGAGCTGAAGAAGCTGCGGAATGCCATGACCCAGGAGGCCATCCGGGAGCACCAGATGGCCAAGACAGGTGGCACCGTCACCGACCTCTTCCAGTGTGGCAAATGCAAGAAGAAGAACTGCACGTACAACCAG GTACAGACGCGCAGCGCTGACGAGCCCATGACAACGTTCGTGCTGTGCAACGAGTGTGGGAACCGCTGGAAG ttCTGCTGA
- the TCEA3 gene encoding transcription elongation factor A protein 3 isoform X2 → MGPTEELVRIAKKLDKMVARKSTEGALDLLKSLTGYTMTIQLLQTTRIGVAVNSVRKHCSDEEVVASAKILIKNWKRLLESTATKKEKDADKKKEKETDGDKEKKKGLDVSSCPSEGVKHSKNTAEKHREKHKERKPSKCDSHATTTQGHSADSSPERESSDGRSPTASSKKSLLDGKKERTASADSRSSTVSSSSSTQKRPSGERRASVGTSLSPAPTSSQRNSSDSKEERANSSKAKPEVPRTPSSPSFSASPCFLAPCYLTGDSVRDKCIEMLTAALRMDDDYKKFSVNCEKMASDIEDHIFQELKSTDMKYRNRVRSRISNLKDPKNPGLRRNVLCGAIEPSLIARMTAEEMASDELKKLRNAMTQEAIREHQMAKTGGTVTDLFQCGKCKKKNCTYNQVQTRSADEPMTTFVLCNECGNRWKFC, encoded by the exons ATGGGCCCTACTGAGGAGCTGGTCCGGATTGCCAAGAAATTGGATAAGATGGTGGCCAGGAAAAGCACG GAAGGGGCACTGGATCTGCTCAAGTCCCTTACTGGCTACACCATGAccatccagctgctccag ACCACACGGATTGGAGTGGCTGTGAACTCAGTGCGGAAACACTGCTCAGATGAAGAGGTGGTGGCCTCAGCCAAAATCCTCATCAAAAATTGGAAGCGGCTTCTGG AGTCCACCGccacaaaaaaagagaaggatgcagataagaagaaggagaaggaaacagaTGGAGacaaggagaagaagaaggggCTGGATGTTTCCAGCTGCCCCAGTGAAGGGGTGAAGCACAGCAAGAATACAGCTGAGAAGCACAGGGAGAAGCACAAGGAGAG GAAGCCCAGCAAGTGTGACTCTCATGCCACCACCACCCAGGGCCACTCTGCTGATTCCAGCCCGGAGAG AGAGTCCAGTGATGGCAGGAGCCCCACTGCGTCCTCCAAGAAATCACTTTTGGACGGCAAGAAAGAGAG GACTGCCTCTGCTGACTCCAGGTCCTCAActgtctcctcctcttcctccacaCAGAAGAGACCGTCAGGAGAGAG GAGAGCCTCTGTGGGCACCAGCctctctccagctcccaccagcTCCCAGAGAAACTCCAGTGACAGCAAGGAGGAAAG AGCCAACAGCAGCAAGGCCAAGCCTGAGGTGCCGCGaacccccagcagcccctccttctctgccagcccctgcttCCTGGCCCCCTGCTACCTCACAGGGGACTCGGTGCGGGACAAGTGCATTGAGATGTTGACAGCTGCACTGCGCATGGACG ACGACTACAAGAAGTTCAGTGTTAACTGCGAGAAGATGGCATCGGACATTGAAGACC ATATCTTCCAGGAGCTGAAGAGCACAGACATGAAGTATCGCAACCGGGTGCGGAGCAGGATCAGCAACCTGAAGGACCCCAAGAACCCTGGGCTGCGGAGGAATGTGCTGTGTGGGGCCATTGAGCCCAGCCTCATCGCCCGCATGACTGCTGAG GAGATGGCCAGTGATGAGCTGAAGAAGCTGCGGAATGCCATGACCCAGGAGGCCATCCGGGAGCACCAGATGGCCAAGACAGGTGGCACCGTCACCGACCTCTTCCAGTGTGGCAAATGCAAGAAGAAGAACTGCACGTACAACCAG GTACAGACGCGCAGCGCTGACGAGCCCATGACAACGTTCGTGCTGTGCAACGAGTGTGGGAACCGCTGGAAG ttCTGCTGA